GGCGGCTGTCGTACCCAGGCTGATGCCCGTCCCCGGAAAGCGCCCGCTCCTCCATTCCGCAGGACGCTGGCCCCGGTTGTGGGAGTCGATCCCGCATGAGAGCATCCCTGCGGTTCGGCGCGCTGGGGCTGGTGCTGCTGGCTGTGGGCATGGCAGCGCTGTATTCCCCCGCATGGAGCGTGCGGGCCGCCTATGCCAGTTGGCTTGTGGCGGCGAGCGCGGTCACGTTCGTCTTCTACGGCGTGGACAAACTGCAGGCCAAGCGCAGCGGTCTGCGGGTCCCTGAGGCCGAACTGCATGCTCTGGCGCTGGTCGGAGGATTTGCCGGTGGATTCGCCGGCAGGGCTGTGTTCCGCCACAAGCTGCGCAAGCCGGTCTTCGGGCGGGTGCTGTGGCTGAGCCTGGGGCTGCAGCTGGTGTGCGTGGCGACCTGGCTGGCCGCCAGCGCCTGACCCGACGCAGGAGCGGAACGGGAGATGGGTGAATGGTCATCGATGAATTGAGCGCGGCCTCGCTCGATGCCGCATTGATGGACGACCTGCGCCGCCTGCTGCCGCACCTGACATCACGCTCGCTGGATCTGGCGCAGGAAACTCCGGCGGCGCTGGGCGATCCGGCGACCACGCTGCTGGTCGCCAGGGAGCAACCAGCAGGCCGGGTGGTGGGGATGGTCAGCTTGATCCGCTACCATGTGCTGACGGGCAGGCGTGCCCGGATCGAGGACCTGGTGGTAGATCCGGAGTTCCGGGGCCGCGGAATCGGAGAGCAGCTGATGCAGGCCGCCCTCGCCCGGGCGCGGCAGGATCGAGCACAGGTCGTCGACCTGACGTCCAACCCGCGGCGATCCGCTGCAAATCGCCTCTACCTGCGCCTTGGCTTCACACGTTGGGAGACCAATGTCTACCGTCTTGTGCTGGAAGAGGCGTAGCCACTATGGGTTGGGCGCGCGCCCGGCGAGCGCTGCCGGGAGAGGGGTTGGATCCGCGCGGCAACCTCTCATGCACAACGGGCTCGACCCGCGCTAGAGCATCACGAGGGATTCGCCGGCGTGGTATGATTCCGGGTCGACGACCTGGGTGTTTGCCGGGGCTCGCTTCATCCTGAGCTCGTCTGCGCGCATCGTGTGTCTCGCAAGCCGACGGAGGAGGAATCCAGTGACCAAGCTGATCGACATCGAGGGAGTCGGTCCGGCCTATGCCGCCAAGCTGCAGAAAGCTGGCGTGCGTTCGGCGGGCGCCTTGCTGGAGCGGGGGGGCACGCCTGCAGGGCGCAAAGAGGTCGCAGCCGCCTCTGGCGTATCCGAGGTGTTGATCCTGGAATGGGTGAACCACGTTGACCTGTTCCGCATCAAGGGTGTTGGAAGCGAGTATGCGGATCTGCTCGAAGCAGCCGGGGTTGATACCGTCATCGAACTGGCGCAGCGCAACGTGGAAAACTTGCACCCGAAGCTGATCGCCTACAACCAGCAGAAGAAGCTGGTCCGGCGGCCTCCGGGGGCGAACCAGGTCCACAACTGGATCCAGCAGGCCAAGAAGCTCCCGCGCAAGATCAGCTACTAGTCTGGAATTCTCCAGGTTCAGGCCGCCACAGATCCACTCGTCGGCGCGTTGGACATCCTGCTGGCCGTCGGGATGGCATCCTCAGACTTGTCCGCCTCAGGAGTCCCGAGGTGCATGGCCCCGGTTGGCTCGTGCAGGTGAGGCCACGGTTGCGTCTGTGGTTGGCCGAGGGATCGGTACGGCGCAAGGCCGCCTTCCTCATTGAAGACATCTGAAGGACGGCGTTCCCCCCGGCAGCCCTTTGTCTTCGCTAGGCGGAGCCAGCCGATGCCGGCGACGTCGGAGCGCTGATGGGCGAGATCCAGCGTGAGTTGGGCATGCCGGAGGCCGAAAGTGCCCCGCCTTGGGCAGGCAGGCTGACGGCCGCCGGGAGCGGGGCGCTGTTTGCGCTGGTGGGTGAGACCCCAGCCGGCCTGCTCAGCACCAGCTCGCGCCCTGATCGCCCGGGCAGAGCATCCAGCGCCCCACCTCGGCTGCGTTGAGCTCGAGGTCTCCACCCTCGACGAAGACCTCTAGCCGCGATCCCTCGACCGATCCGCAGGCTTTGAAGGCAGCGCGATCTTGCTCGAGCCAGTACTTCACTCCGATTCCTCCGCCAGGGGAGTGGCATCGGAGGCGTGAGGTGGGTTCTCCCGAGCGCAGGGTCCCTTCAACCTGCACTGCCTGGTCTCCAGGCGCCGGCCCCTCGAGGGCGGAACGTCGCTGAGCCGCAGCCCATCTTCCCGGACATCCCCTGCCGAATCGCCTCCCTGAACTGGGTGGACGGCACGGCTGGCGGATCACGCCCGAGCACCTGTGAGACAATAGACGGGCGTAGAATCTTCGATGCGCATCATGGGCGACTTTGGCCTGGCGGACTCCGCTCGGCCGGTTAGGAGGGAAGCTGTGGATCTTAAGCCCGGTCTGCAATCGTTTGGCGCGCTGATGGCCTTCCCGGTTCGGGGAGAGAAGTGGGCCGAGAAGATGCTCATCGGCTCGGCCCTGGTTCTGCTGTCGTTCATCGTCCCGGTCATCCCCCTCATTTTCGTGTACGGCTATGCTATCCGCATCCTGCTCCAGGCCATCGCTGGCGAGAACCTCGAGCTGCCGGCTTGGCGGGATTGGGACAAGCTGGCGAGTTTCGGCGTGCGCGGCCTGGGTGTCGCTCTGATCTTCACCCTGCCAGCGATGCTCGTCCTGCTGGCAGGGTCCGCCCTGTACATGGTCTCGACGATCTCCCTCTCTGCTACCGATGGCGGAGCAGGCTGGCCGATGGGCCTGTTCTTCTTGGGGTTCGGCGCCTGGATGCTGTCGATCCCGGTCAGCAGCCTGCTGATGTTGCTGGCAGGCGTGATGACTCCTCCGGCAATGTCTCATTTCGCCGTTCGCGATCGGTTCTCGGCCGCCTTCTATTTTCGTGAGTGGTGGCACATTCTGACGGGCAACAAGATGGGCTTCCTCGTAGCCTGGGTCTTCCTGCTGGGAGTAGGCGGCCTGGCCTACTGGGCGGTCGTGATGCTCAGCTA
The sequence above is a segment of the Anaerolineales bacterium genome. Coding sequences within it:
- a CDS encoding DUF1294 domain-containing protein, which gives rise to MRASLRFGALGLVLLAVGMAALYSPAWSVRAAYASWLVAASAVTFVFYGVDKLQAKRSGLRVPEAELHALALVGGFAGGFAGRAVFRHKLRKPVFGRVLWLSLGLQLVCVATWLAASA
- a CDS encoding GNAT family N-acetyltransferase; the protein is MVIDELSAASLDAALMDDLRRLLPHLTSRSLDLAQETPAALGDPATTLLVAREQPAGRVVGMVSLIRYHVLTGRRARIEDLVVDPEFRGRGIGEQLMQAALARARQDRAQVVDLTSNPRRSAANRLYLRLGFTRWETNVYRLVLEEA
- a CDS encoding DUF4332 domain-containing protein; amino-acid sequence: MTKLIDIEGVGPAYAAKLQKAGVRSAGALLERGGTPAGRKEVAAASGVSEVLILEWVNHVDLFRIKGVGSEYADLLEAAGVDTVIELAQRNVENLHPKLIAYNQQKKLVRRPPGANQVHNWIQQAKKLPRKISY
- a CDS encoding DUF4013 domain-containing protein, with product MDLKPGLQSFGALMAFPVRGEKWAEKMLIGSALVLLSFIVPVIPLIFVYGYAIRILLQAIAGENLELPAWRDWDKLASFGVRGLGVALIFTLPAMLVLLAGSALYMVSTISLSATDGGAGWPMGLFFLGFGAWMLSIPVSSLLMLLAGVMTPPAMSHFAVRDRFSAAFYFREWWHILTGNKMGFLVAWVFLLGVGGLAYWAVVMLSYTLFLCWLVPLLLAPLTYYLSVVGAVLFGACYRDGMIARYS